A region from the Enterobacter roggenkampii genome encodes:
- a CDS encoding ABC transporter permease: MLQHENHSSSLWSLISCLYRNKNVIFEMSKRDIVSRYKGSFIGIFWSLINPIFMLTVYTFVFSVVFKARWGHGAADEPKTQFALILFVGMIIHGFLAENLMRAPGLILQHANYVKKVIFPLEILPVVTLLSVLFHTFISFAVLILAFTIFNGIPHWTVLLAPLIFLPMIIFTVAASWFLSALGVYLRDIGQIIGIITTLLLFLAPVFYPLSALPPVFQHIVMINPLTFIIEESRKVIIWGGTPDFKGLAIYTVASIVCLWLSYIWFQKTRKGFADVI, from the coding sequence GTGCTGCAACATGAAAATCATAGTTCTTCACTATGGTCATTAATAAGTTGTCTTTACAGAAACAAAAATGTTATTTTTGAGATGAGTAAAAGGGATATTGTAAGTCGTTATAAAGGATCATTTATTGGTATATTCTGGTCTCTGATAAATCCTATATTTATGCTAACAGTCTATACATTTGTATTTTCTGTTGTTTTTAAGGCTCGATGGGGACATGGTGCGGCAGATGAACCTAAGACCCAATTCGCATTAATACTATTTGTTGGAATGATCATTCATGGCTTTCTGGCTGAGAATTTAATGCGTGCGCCTGGTCTAATTTTACAACATGCAAATTACGTTAAAAAAGTAATCTTTCCATTAGAAATATTGCCGGTCGTAACTTTATTGTCTGTACTTTTTCATACTTTCATTAGTTTCGCCGTATTGATTTTGGCTTTTACGATCTTTAACGGTATACCACATTGGACTGTATTACTGGCACCACTTATTTTCCTTCCTATGATTATCTTTACTGTTGCTGCTTCATGGTTCTTATCAGCACTTGGTGTTTATCTTCGCGATATAGGGCAAATTATTGGCATTATCACTACGTTATTGCTGTTCCTTGCTCCTGTGTTTTATCCGTTGTCTGCTTTACCACCGGTGTTCCAACATATTGTAATGATTAACCCACTAACTTTTATTATTGAGGAATCACGGAAGGTAATTATTTGGGGAGGGACGCCAGACTTTAAAGGTTTAGCTATTTATACTGTAGCATCAATAGTTTGCCTATGGTTAAGTTATATCTGGTTCCAGAAAACAAGAAAAGGATTCGCAGATGTCATCTGA
- a CDS encoding glycosyltransferase family 2 protein, which produces MISDNNIAVLICTFNGSKFLRKQLDSIISQTYTSWEIFASDDGSTDDTLDILKEYQARLGKNKLHIIKGPGKGFAWNFLTLLQKCGGAYDYYAFSDQDDEWLSDKLERSLGKISSLEIDNTKVPALHCGRTMLVNEKDECIGYSPLFCKKPSFRNALIQSIAGGNTMLFNQAARNIINLTPHDFKIVSHDWWVYILISGCNGIILYDEVPTIKYRQHTNNIIGSNLGWRARLRRINGLFDGHFRDWIQCNLNALNAMPLQLSKESRWILENFIEARSSHLITRIIKFSKIKLYRQTSFGTIAFLIAVLFKKI; this is translated from the coding sequence ATGATATCCGATAACAATATTGCCGTCTTAATATGTACGTTTAATGGCAGCAAATTCCTTCGTAAGCAACTTGATTCGATTATTTCTCAAACGTATACATCTTGGGAAATTTTTGCTTCAGATGATGGTTCTACTGATGACACTCTCGATATTCTTAAGGAATATCAGGCTCGTCTGGGAAAGAACAAATTGCATATCATTAAAGGGCCAGGCAAGGGATTTGCCTGGAATTTTCTCACGCTACTACAGAAATGTGGTGGGGCGTATGATTATTATGCTTTCAGCGATCAAGATGATGAATGGCTAAGTGATAAGCTGGAACGGAGTTTAGGAAAAATAAGCTCTTTAGAAATAGACAATACAAAGGTCCCAGCATTACATTGCGGCAGGACAATGCTTGTTAATGAAAAAGATGAATGCATCGGATACTCCCCATTATTTTGTAAAAAGCCTTCTTTCCGTAATGCGCTGATACAAAGTATAGCTGGCGGTAATACGATGTTATTTAATCAGGCTGCACGTAATATTATAAACTTAACTCCTCACGATTTTAAGATTGTTTCGCACGATTGGTGGGTTTATATTTTAATTTCGGGCTGCAATGGTATTATTCTTTATGATGAAGTACCAACAATAAAATATCGTCAACATACTAATAATATAATAGGCTCTAATCTCGGATGGCGTGCACGCTTGCGAAGAATCAATGGATTATTCGATGGCCATTTTCGTGACTGGATACAATGCAATTTAAATGCGTTAAATGCAATGCCGTTGCAATTATCAAAAGAAAGTCGTTGGATATTAGAAAATTTCATTGAAGCCAGATCATCACATCTCATTACTCGCATAATAAAATTCAGTAAAATTAAACTATATAGACAAACTTCTTTCGGTACAATTGCATTCTTAATAGCGGTTCTTTTCAAGAAGATTTGA
- the rfbC gene encoding dTDP-4-dehydrorhamnose 3,5-epimerase, which translates to MNVINTAIPDVFIFEPKVFGDARGFFFESFNQKIFEEIVGRKVEFVQDNHSQSQRGVLRGLHYQLTPHSQGKLVRCVEGAVFDVAVDIRKNSATFGKWVGAVLSAENKHQLWIPEGFAHGFLTLSETAQFLYKATNFYAPQSERSIIWNDPDIAIEWPTVEAIILSAKDEQGLPLSKAELYL; encoded by the coding sequence ATGAATGTAATTAATACAGCAATTCCAGATGTGTTTATTTTTGAACCAAAAGTATTTGGTGATGCACGTGGATTTTTCTTTGAAAGTTTTAATCAGAAAATTTTCGAAGAGATAGTAGGTCGAAAAGTAGAATTTGTTCAGGATAACCACTCGCAATCCCAGAGAGGAGTGCTTCGTGGACTACATTACCAGTTGACTCCCCATTCTCAGGGAAAGTTGGTTCGTTGTGTTGAAGGTGCCGTATTTGATGTCGCTGTCGATATCCGTAAAAACTCAGCTACATTTGGCAAATGGGTTGGAGCAGTTTTAAGTGCTGAGAATAAGCATCAATTATGGATTCCAGAAGGTTTTGCACATGGTTTTCTGACACTTAGTGAGACTGCACAGTTTCTTTATAAAGCGACAAATTTTTATGCCCCACAATCAGAGCGTAGTATTATCTGGAACGATCCAGATATTGCAATTGAGTGGCCAACAGTCGAAGCTATAATTCTCTCTGCAAAAGATGAGCAGGGTTTGCCTTTATCTAAAGCAGAGTTGTATCTCTAA
- the rfbD gene encoding dTDP-4-dehydrorhamnose reductase: MKILLIGKNGQVGWELQRSLVTLGDVVAVDYFDNTLCGDLSNPQGIAQTIQTVKPDVIVNAAAHTAVDKAETEQELSRLLNADSVEVIAKESAKLGALLIHYSTDYVFNGEGTHYRNEDEQTGPLNVYGETKLAGELAVAKHNARHFIFRTSWVYATRGANFAKTMLRLAKEKEKLSIINDQFGAPTGAELLADATAIAIRTAVHNQKLFGTYHLVASGETTWFDYAQYVFSIAKELGETLSIKEVIGVDTSAYPTPAKRPHNSRLSNKKFQTAFEVQLPDWKVGVKRVVTEILGK, from the coding sequence ATGAAAATCTTATTAATTGGCAAAAATGGCCAAGTTGGTTGGGAATTGCAACGATCTCTTGTGACATTAGGGGATGTGGTTGCAGTTGATTATTTTGATAACACGCTATGCGGAGACTTATCAAATCCCCAAGGAATTGCACAAACTATTCAAACAGTAAAACCGGATGTAATCGTCAATGCAGCGGCACATACTGCTGTAGATAAAGCAGAGACAGAACAAGAACTATCTCGTTTATTGAATGCAGATAGTGTAGAAGTAATTGCTAAAGAGTCAGCAAAACTAGGGGCGTTACTGATTCACTACTCTACTGATTACGTATTCAATGGCGAAGGTACGCATTATCGTAACGAAGATGAACAGACTGGTCCGTTAAATGTTTATGGCGAAACTAAGCTTGCTGGGGAACTCGCGGTAGCTAAACATAATGCACGCCATTTTATTTTTCGAACTAGCTGGGTTTATGCAACGCGTGGTGCGAATTTCGCTAAGACCATGCTGCGTTTAGCAAAAGAGAAAGAAAAATTATCTATTATTAACGATCAATTTGGTGCTCCGACAGGAGCCGAACTTCTTGCTGACGCTACAGCAATTGCAATTCGCACGGCAGTGCACAATCAAAAACTCTTTGGAACTTATCATTTGGTCGCCAGCGGTGAAACGACCTGGTTTGATTATGCGCAATATGTTTTCTCCATAGCTAAAGAGTTGGGTGAAACACTTTCAATAAAAGAAGTAATAGGTGTTGATACATCCGCTTATCCAACGCCAGCAAAAAGACCTCACAATTCGCGTTTGTCAAATAAGAAATTCCAGACTGCATTTGAGGTACAATTACCAGACTGGAAAGTTGGTGTTAAACGTGTCGTTACTGAAATACTCGGTAAGTAA
- the rfbA gene encoding glucose-1-phosphate thymidylyltransferase RfbA, with the protein MKGIVLAGGSGTRLYPITQGVSKQLLPVYDKPMIFYPISVLMLAGIREILVITTPEDMPAFKRLLGDGSQFGISLSYAVQPSPDGLAQAFIIGEEFINNEPCALVLGDNIYFGQSFGKKLEAASQMTSGAMVFGYQVQDPERFGVVEFDANYKALSIEEKPLKPKSNWAVTGLYFYDKHVVEMAKQVKPSARGELEITTLNQMYLEQGNLQVELLGRGFAWLDTGTHDSLVEASQFIHTIEKRQGMKVACLEEIAFRKGWLNVEQVTAQAKMLAKTDYGRYLQMLIGEKK; encoded by the coding sequence ATGAAAGGTATTGTGCTCGCTGGCGGTTCCGGAACCCGTCTCTATCCGATTACCCAGGGCGTGTCTAAGCAGTTATTGCCTGTTTATGATAAGCCAATGATTTTCTACCCCATTTCTGTGCTGATGCTGGCTGGCATCCGTGAGATTTTGGTGATTACCACTCCCGAGGATATGCCCGCGTTCAAACGTTTGCTGGGTGATGGCTCGCAGTTTGGCATTAGCTTATCTTACGCAGTACAGCCCTCTCCGGATGGTCTGGCACAGGCATTTATCATTGGAGAAGAGTTCATTAACAATGAGCCTTGCGCCCTGGTGCTGGGAGATAACATCTATTTCGGTCAGAGCTTCGGTAAGAAACTGGAAGCGGCATCGCAAATGACAAGCGGAGCGATGGTCTTTGGTTATCAGGTGCAGGATCCTGAACGCTTTGGCGTCGTGGAATTTGATGCGAACTATAAAGCGCTGTCTATCGAAGAGAAACCGTTAAAACCCAAATCAAACTGGGCGGTCACCGGGCTCTATTTCTATGATAAGCATGTCGTAGAGATGGCAAAACAGGTAAAACCCTCAGCACGCGGCGAGCTTGAAATTACCACGCTTAACCAGATGTATCTTGAGCAGGGGAATCTGCAGGTTGAACTATTAGGGCGCGGATTTGCCTGGCTGGATACCGGTACCCATGACAGCCTAGTGGAAGCGTCACAGTTTATTCATACCATTGAAAAGCGTCAGGGTATGAAGGTGGCATGCCTGGAAGAGATTGCGTTCCGCAAGGGATGGTTGAATGTAGAGCAGGTAACTGCCCAAGCTAAAATGTTAGCTAAAACCGATTATGGGCGCTATCTGCAAATGCTGATCGGCGAGAAAAAATAA
- the rfbB gene encoding dTDP-glucose 4,6-dehydratase, with protein MKILVTGGAGFIGSAVVRHIINNTNDSVVNVDKLTYAGNLESLAEIENNPRYAFERADICDGSAMARIFAQHQPDAVMHLAAESHVDRSITGPAAFIETNIIGTYVLLEAARQYWSQLEDARKSAFRFHHISTDEVYGDLPHPDELPAGSDLPLFTETTPYSPSSPYSSSKASSDHLVRAWRRTYGLPTLVTNCSNNYGPYHFPEKLIPLIILNALAGKPLPVYGNGEQIRDWLFVEDHARALYKVVTEGTIGETYNIGGHNERKNIDVVKTICAILDKIIADKPAGITHYADLITYVTDRPGHDLRYAIDASKIKNDLGWVPQETFESGIRKTVEWYLKNESWWKRVMDGSYAGERLGLAE; from the coding sequence GTGAAAATACTCGTCACTGGTGGTGCAGGTTTTATTGGATCTGCTGTTGTACGTCATATTATTAATAACACCAACGATTCAGTGGTTAACGTTGATAAATTAACCTACGCAGGTAATCTGGAATCGCTGGCAGAAATCGAAAATAATCCCCGTTATGCCTTTGAGCGAGCAGACATCTGTGACGGTAGCGCCATGGCGCGCATTTTCGCGCAACATCAGCCGGATGCGGTAATGCATCTTGCAGCTGAAAGCCATGTTGACCGTTCCATCACGGGGCCTGCGGCCTTTATCGAAACCAACATTATCGGCACCTATGTGCTGCTCGAAGCGGCGCGTCAGTACTGGTCGCAACTGGAAGACGCGCGCAAGTCGGCGTTTCGTTTCCATCATATTTCTACGGATGAAGTGTACGGCGATCTGCCGCATCCCGATGAACTGCCGGCCGGTAGCGATCTGCCGCTTTTCACCGAGACTACGCCATATTCCCCAAGCAGCCCCTACTCCTCTTCTAAAGCATCCAGCGATCATTTAGTGCGTGCGTGGCGTCGTACCTACGGCCTGCCGACGCTCGTGACCAACTGCTCAAATAACTATGGCCCGTATCATTTCCCGGAAAAACTAATCCCGCTCATTATCCTTAACGCTCTGGCAGGTAAACCACTTCCGGTGTATGGCAATGGCGAGCAAATTCGCGACTGGTTGTTCGTGGAAGATCATGCTCGCGCGCTTTACAAAGTGGTGACTGAAGGAACGATTGGCGAAACCTATAACATCGGTGGTCATAACGAGCGTAAAAACATCGACGTCGTGAAAACAATCTGCGCCATTCTGGACAAAATCATTGCCGATAAACCGGCAGGCATTACCCATTACGCCGATCTGATTACCTATGTAACCGACCGCCCGGGACATGACCTGCGCTACGCTATTGATGCCAGCAAAATTAAAAACGATCTGGGATGGGTGCCTCAGGAAACCTTTGAGTCAGGTATCCGTAAAACGGTTGAGTGGTATTTGAAAAACGAAAGCTGGTGGAAGCGTGTAATGGATGGCTCCTATGCGGGCGAACGTCTGGGACTGGCAGAATAA
- the galF gene encoding GalU regulator GalF, with protein MINLKAVIPVAGLGMHMLPATKAIPKEMLPIVDKPMIQYIVDEIVAAGIKEIVLVTHSSKNAVENHFDTSYELEALLEQRVKRQLLAEVQSICPPGVTIMNVRQAQPLGLGHSILCARPVVGDNPFIVVLPDIIIDNASADPLRYNLAAMVARFNETGRSQVLAKRMKGDLSEYSVIQTKEALETEGQVSRIVEFIEKPDQPQTLDSDLMAVGRYVLNADIWAELEKTEPGAWDRIQLTDAIAELAKKQSVDAMLMTGESYDCGKKMGYMQAFVNYGLRNLKEGAKFRKRIEKLLTE; from the coding sequence ATGATTAATTTGAAAGCAGTCATTCCGGTAGCAGGCCTGGGCATGCATATGCTGCCAGCCACAAAAGCCATTCCTAAAGAGATGCTGCCGATCGTCGATAAGCCAATGATTCAGTACATTGTCGACGAGATTGTTGCTGCAGGGATCAAAGAAATCGTCCTGGTTACGCACTCGTCCAAGAATGCGGTAGAAAACCACTTCGACACCTCTTACGAACTCGAAGCGTTGCTAGAACAGCGCGTTAAGCGTCAGCTGCTGGCGGAAGTGCAGTCTATTTGTCCGCCGGGCGTGACCATCATGAACGTGCGTCAGGCGCAGCCGCTGGGTCTGGGACACTCTATTCTTTGTGCCCGTCCGGTGGTGGGTGATAACCCGTTCATCGTTGTGCTGCCGGATATCATTATTGATAACGCGTCCGCCGATCCGCTGCGATACAACCTGGCGGCAATGGTGGCACGTTTCAACGAAACGGGCCGTAGCCAGGTGCTGGCGAAGCGCATGAAAGGCGATCTCTCCGAGTACTCCGTAATTCAGACCAAAGAAGCGCTGGAGACGGAAGGGCAGGTGAGCCGCATCGTTGAGTTCATCGAAAAACCGGATCAGCCGCAGACGCTGGATTCTGACCTGATGGCGGTGGGTCGCTATGTTCTGAATGCCGATATCTGGGCGGAACTGGAAAAAACCGAGCCAGGCGCCTGGGATCGTATCCAGCTCACCGATGCGATTGCCGAGCTGGCGAAAAAACAGTCTGTTGACGCGATGCTGATGACCGGTGAGAGCTATGACTGCGGTAAGAAAATGGGCTATATGCAGGCGTTTGTGAACTATGGACTGCGCAACCTGAAGGAAGGGGCGAAGTTCCGTAAGAGAATTGAGAAATTACTGACAGAATAA
- the wcaM gene encoding colanic acid biosynthesis protein WcaM: protein MLKKITRRTFVSSLSVLAATPLLSSRIARAASGRTVSVNQYNNNDWIAAFKQAFNDGDTVVVPAGLTCENINTGIFIPDGKTLLIRGALTGNGRGRFVLQEGSKVIGEGEGRTENITLDVRGSDCVIKGLAMSGFGPVTQIYIGGKKPSVMRNLVIDNISVSQANYAILRQGFHNQVDGARITNSKFSHLQGDAIEWNVAINDRNILISDHVIDNINCTNGKINWGIGIGLAGSTYDNDYPEKQTVKNFVVANITGSNCRQLVHVENGKHFIIRNIKAKNITPDFSKKAGIDNATVAIYGCDNFIIDNVDMVNSAGMLIGYGVIKGDYLSIPQNFKLNNIHLDNRQLAYKLRGIQISSGNATSFVAITNVEMQRATLELHNKPQHLFLRNINVMQEAAVGPALKINFDLRKDVRGKFMAKDETLLSLANIKAVNEKGQSSVDIDRVDQQVVNVERLNFALPHR from the coding sequence ATGCTGAAAAAGATTACCCGACGCACCTTTGTTTCGTCTCTGTCCGTTCTGGCGGCTACGCCGCTGCTGTCGTCCCGCATTGCGCGGGCGGCAAGCGGAAGAACGGTCTCTGTTAATCAGTACAATAACAACGACTGGATCGCGGCCTTTAAGCAGGCGTTTAATGACGGGGACACGGTCGTTGTCCCTGCCGGGCTGACCTGTGAAAACATCAACACGGGTATTTTCATTCCCGACGGTAAAACGCTGCTGATCCGCGGGGCGTTAACAGGCAATGGCCGCGGCCGCTTTGTTCTGCAGGAAGGCAGCAAAGTGATAGGGGAAGGCGAGGGACGGACAGAGAATATCACTCTCGATGTACGTGGCTCCGACTGCGTAATTAAAGGGCTGGCCATGAGCGGTTTTGGTCCTGTGACGCAAATCTACATCGGCGGTAAGAAACCGAGCGTGATGCGCAATCTGGTGATTGATAATATCAGCGTGAGTCAGGCCAACTACGCCATCCTGCGCCAGGGATTCCACAACCAGGTGGACGGCGCCCGCATCACCAACAGCAAATTTAGCCATCTGCAGGGCGATGCGATCGAATGGAACGTCGCCATCAACGATCGCAATATCCTGATTTCCGACCATGTCATCGACAACATCAACTGCACCAACGGCAAGATCAACTGGGGCATCGGCATTGGCCTTGCCGGGAGCACCTACGACAACGACTACCCGGAAAAGCAAACCGTTAAGAACTTCGTGGTGGCCAACATCACCGGCAGCAACTGTCGTCAGCTGGTGCACGTGGAAAACGGAAAACACTTTATTATCCGCAATATTAAGGCCAAAAATATCACCCCAGACTTCAGTAAAAAGGCGGGAATAGACAACGCCACGGTGGCGATTTATGGCTGTGATAATTTCATTATTGATAATGTCGACATGGTCAACAGTGCGGGAATGTTAATCGGCTATGGGGTCATAAAAGGCGATTATTTGTCCATCCCGCAGAACTTTAAGCTCAATAATATTCACCTCGATAACCGCCAGCTTGCGTATAAATTGCGCGGAATACAGATTTCATCCGGTAACGCGACCTCGTTTGTGGCGATTACCAACGTGGAAATGCAGCGTGCTACGCTGGAACTGCACAACAAGCCGCAGCATCTTTTTTTACGCAATATCAATGTCATGCAGGAAGCTGCCGTGGGGCCTGCCCTGAAGATAAACTTCGATCTGCGCAAGGATGTGCGAGGAAAATTCATGGCGAAAGACGAGACGCTGCTGTCGCTGGCGAACATAAAAGCCGTTAATGAGAAGGGGCAAAGCTCGGTGGATATTGACCGTGTCGACCAGCAGGTGGTGAATGTGGAAAGGCTGAACTTTGCGCTTCCGCACAGATAA